Proteins encoded by one window of Yersinia massiliensis:
- a CDS encoding aminodeoxychorismate synthase component II — protein MLLLIDNYDSFTYNLYQYFCELGAQVVVKRNDEIQLTDIEALSPSHLVISPGPCTPNEAGISLAAISHFADKLPILGVCLGHQALGQAFGARIVRARQVMHGKTTAICHSNQGVFQGLNQPLTVTRYHSLIIDAESLPACFELTAWTEQAGKVDEIMGIRHRTLPLEGVQFHPESILSEQGHQLLANFLKN, from the coding sequence ATGCTGTTATTAATTGATAATTACGATTCATTTACCTACAACCTCTATCAGTATTTTTGTGAGCTGGGTGCGCAGGTGGTGGTGAAGCGTAATGATGAAATACAACTGACTGATATTGAAGCATTATCGCCTTCACATTTGGTGATCTCCCCCGGCCCCTGTACACCGAATGAAGCGGGGATTTCCTTGGCGGCGATCAGCCATTTTGCCGACAAATTGCCGATCTTGGGGGTTTGCTTGGGCCATCAAGCACTCGGGCAGGCTTTTGGTGCTCGCATTGTGCGGGCGCGGCAAGTCATGCATGGCAAGACCACGGCCATTTGTCACAGCAATCAAGGGGTTTTTCAAGGGCTTAATCAGCCGCTAACGGTGACCCGCTATCACTCATTAATCATTGACGCAGAGTCACTGCCTGCGTGTTTTGAATTAACCGCATGGACTGAGCAAGCGGGGAAGGTGGATGAGATCATGGGGATTCGCCATCGGACACTGCCACTGGAGGGCGTGCAGTTTCATCCGGAGAGTATCCTCAGCGAGCAAGGTCATCAATTATTAGCAAATTTTCTTAAAAATTAA
- a CDS encoding adhesion domain-containing protein, protein MSKTKTGTGRGWLRGMVLTVTMVLVAGPTLAVLSDSTDRIHGTPPTGTVTLQALHPDGTTVVANNAALGWALVPNQFSVSPTVVNQTLSDADGDTGLSAITDLSSATLNWTHNGTPLTPAQLAAPLGSNFAGQALALVVNAPVTLSSVTGLPTTAGPLPVTTPYTVNVDVPPLLSVELDNDSAFVEGGVINMTITARDTSGNPAPGTNINVGNGGSIDRQGNSNGWTNNGFLLLDGTPLSSGLMPFTTGANGQVVVAVTHPGGAGVKTTIVVVAAGNPTPASADVTFSILTSPDTPLARMFGHMSETITANGVTFKRPNLDAEMASDGDDSAYPLSNEIWGRYNYASAIGRVCGSESNLPTVTELLDLYAVYPSDSLAAVHGWPTTVFVFYRSSTVVTEGDFVGNHLGVEFSYGNYGHNGPNSDMANNFVMCH, encoded by the coding sequence ATGAGCAAAACGAAGACCGGGACCGGCCGTGGTTGGCTGAGGGGAATGGTGCTGACCGTGACAATGGTACTGGTCGCAGGCCCGACATTGGCGGTGTTGAGTGACAGTACCGACCGGATACACGGCACGCCGCCCACGGGGACGGTGACGCTGCAGGCGTTGCACCCGGACGGGACTACGGTGGTGGCAAACAATGCCGCTCTGGGATGGGCACTGGTCCCGAACCAGTTCTCCGTCTCGCCGACGGTAGTCAACCAGACACTGTCGGATGCGGACGGGGATACCGGGCTCAGTGCAATAACAGACCTGTCATCCGCCACCCTGAACTGGACGCACAACGGCACGCCACTGACGCCGGCCCAACTGGCGGCTCCGCTGGGGTCTAACTTCGCAGGTCAGGCGCTGGCACTGGTGGTAAATGCCCCGGTGACCCTCAGCAGCGTGACAGGTTTGCCCACCACAGCGGGGCCACTGCCCGTCACGACCCCCTATACGGTAAACGTGGATGTTCCACCGCTCTTGAGCGTTGAGCTGGACAATGACTCAGCATTTGTGGAAGGGGGAGTCATCAATATGACCATCACGGCAAGGGACACCAGCGGCAATCCGGCTCCCGGTACCAATATCAATGTGGGTAACGGAGGATCGATTGACCGTCAGGGCAACAGCAATGGCTGGACCAATAATGGTTTCCTGTTGTTGGATGGGACACCCTTATCATCTGGACTAATGCCCTTTACGACAGGTGCGAATGGGCAGGTCGTGGTCGCGGTGACGCACCCAGGAGGAGCGGGGGTGAAAACGACCATTGTTGTGGTAGCGGCGGGAAATCCTACTCCAGCCTCTGCCGATGTGACGTTTAGCATCCTAACGAGCCCAGATACTCCGCTGGCAAGAATGTTTGGCCATATGTCAGAGACGATAACCGCTAACGGCGTGACATTTAAGCGGCCTAATCTCGATGCAGAGATGGCTAGCGATGGCGACGATTCAGCGTACCCCCTGAGTAACGAGATATGGGGCCGGTACAACTACGCCTCGGCCATCGGGCGGGTCTGCGGCAGTGAGTCTAACTTGCCCACAGTGACGGAGTTACTAGACCTGTATGCGGTGTACCCTTCCGACAGCTTGGCGGCAGTCCATGGATGGCCGACGACAGTATTTGTATTTTACCGTTCCTCCACAGTCGTTACCGAGGGCGATTTCGTAGGCAATCACTTAGGTGTCGAATTCTCGTATGGGAATTACGGGCACAACGGACCCAACAGCGATATGGCCAATAACTTTGTGATGTGTCATTAG
- a CDS encoding inverse autotransporter beta domain-containing protein yields the protein MINPPRLSVIASVLAGSGLLALGLLPATGHAEATATRLYTVESRTSLYQLALQSGLQMAELRHLNHGSLDRRDTLEAGESLLLPASSPLFPTEPPTGGVLVSDLPELGMGNDALPPSEAGAMKVAGTLQSVGAQDWNGMTQSQVKNQAGSWAKSQVMTPLQQQAQDLLGKFGQAQVSIAVDDHGDFSKSTFSLFTPWYENDAIVAFSQVGIHDQDNRTIGNFGAGLRWDRGTWLLGYNTFLDQDFSRNHSRLGLGAELWTESLRLATNYYHPLSGWKDSKDFDDYLERPAKGFDVRLQGYLPAYPHLGASAVYEQYYGDEVALFGKDHLQKDPRAVTLGLDYTPFPLATLKVSHKEGQQGHNEAQVDLQMNYQIGTPLNKQLDPSNVAAMRTLMGSRYDRVDRNYDIVLEYKEKAGLLMLDLAAVPATLLEGDVHIMQPLVNGKYRITGVSWQGDVVPLALLATAGLDNPQGWQITLPAWDPASTATNRYQLALTVVDEKGRQATSNPVDILVGQQRQGQLVLESANSAPASGLAIDTLSLAAHLVNHQGQPINDPLLTPTWRVTDTSGAPVDWVAPDAACPVDGLGVPQPCVQLVRIQTEVRSGINHYVAELVSTLPGTFKVQADLGAYGITAPQTLNFTPSSAQVVRAEIQDPLGVDILTSGDSPKVGVLYTVKLFDAGNVDITANVPATDMHWALDGTNSAGCTITLNNHDTGVTGYQFTPRVNASSNSGVACGDQGFGLKVNW from the coding sequence ATGATAAACCCCCCTCGCCTTTCTGTTATTGCCTCAGTGCTTGCAGGAAGTGGCCTCCTCGCTCTGGGACTCTTACCCGCTACCGGCCATGCCGAGGCCACCGCCACCCGCCTCTATACCGTAGAAAGTCGAACCAGCCTCTACCAGCTCGCCCTGCAAAGTGGCCTGCAAATGGCCGAACTGCGTCACCTCAACCACGGCAGCCTCGACCGTCGCGACACTCTAGAGGCCGGTGAGAGCCTGCTGCTCCCAGCCAGCTCCCCCTTGTTTCCCACCGAGCCTCCCACCGGCGGCGTGTTAGTCAGCGACCTGCCCGAACTGGGCATGGGTAATGACGCGTTGCCCCCATCAGAGGCGGGCGCAATGAAGGTGGCTGGAACCTTGCAAAGTGTGGGTGCCCAAGACTGGAATGGCATGACTCAGAGCCAAGTCAAAAATCAGGCAGGAAGCTGGGCAAAATCTCAGGTCATGACCCCGTTGCAACAGCAGGCACAGGACCTGCTGGGGAAGTTTGGTCAGGCACAGGTCAGTATTGCCGTCGATGACCACGGCGATTTCAGTAAAAGCACCTTCTCACTGTTTACCCCCTGGTATGAGAATGACGCCATAGTGGCCTTCTCTCAAGTTGGCATTCATGACCAAGACAACCGCACCATCGGTAACTTCGGCGCCGGTCTGCGTTGGGACCGCGGCACTTGGTTGCTCGGCTACAACACCTTCCTTGATCAGGACTTCAGCCGCAACCACAGTCGTCTGGGTCTGGGGGCGGAATTGTGGACTGAGTCTCTGAGACTGGCCACCAACTATTACCACCCGCTTTCTGGCTGGAAAGATTCCAAAGATTTTGATGATTATCTGGAGCGCCCGGCAAAAGGGTTTGATGTCCGGCTGCAGGGCTACCTGCCCGCTTACCCACATCTGGGGGCCTCGGCGGTGTACGAACAATACTATGGCGATGAAGTTGCCCTGTTCGGCAAGGATCACCTGCAAAAAGACCCGCGAGCGGTCACGCTGGGACTGGATTACACCCCATTCCCGCTGGCCACATTGAAGGTCAGTCACAAGGAGGGTCAGCAGGGACACAACGAAGCTCAGGTTGACCTGCAAATGAACTACCAGATAGGCACCCCACTGAACAAACAGCTTGACCCGAGCAATGTTGCGGCCATGCGCACACTGATGGGTAGTCGCTATGATCGGGTTGACCGTAATTATGACATCGTCTTGGAGTACAAAGAAAAAGCCGGTTTGCTGATGCTGGACCTAGCGGCTGTTCCGGCCACTCTGCTGGAAGGGGACGTGCATATCATGCAGCCTCTGGTCAACGGCAAATACCGGATAACTGGCGTGAGCTGGCAGGGGGACGTCGTCCCGCTAGCCCTGCTGGCGACAGCCGGACTCGATAACCCGCAGGGGTGGCAAATCACTCTTCCAGCCTGGGACCCGGCCTCCACAGCAACCAACCGCTATCAACTGGCCCTCACCGTGGTGGATGAGAAAGGCCGCCAAGCCACCTCGAATCCGGTCGATATTCTGGTGGGTCAGCAGCGTCAGGGTCAACTGGTGCTGGAAAGTGCGAACAGCGCCCCCGCCTCCGGTCTGGCCATCGACACCCTGTCCCTCGCCGCCCATCTGGTGAACCACCAGGGACAGCCCATCAATGACCCGCTGCTCACCCCCACTTGGCGGGTGACCGACACCAGTGGTGCCCCCGTGGACTGGGTTGCCCCAGACGCCGCCTGTCCGGTGGATGGATTGGGCGTCCCTCAGCCCTGTGTCCAGTTGGTTCGCATACAGACCGAGGTACGCAGCGGCATCAATCACTATGTGGCTGAACTGGTTAGTACCCTGCCGGGCACCTTTAAGGTGCAGGCTGACCTAGGGGCCTACGGAATAACCGCGCCCCAGACGCTCAACTTTACCCCCAGCAGTGCTCAGGTCGTACGGGCCGAAATTCAGGACCCACTGGGCGTGGACATCCTGACCAGTGGCGACAGTCCGAAGGTGGGGGTGCTTTACACCGTGAAACTGTTTGATGCGGGCAATGTGGACATCACAGCCAATGTTCCGGCCACCGATATGCACTGGGCACTGGACGGGACCAACTCCGCGGGCTGTACCATCACGCTAAACAACCATGATACCGGAGTGACGGGGTATCAGTTTACCCCGCGCGTCAACGCCAGCAGTAACAGCGGCGTGGCCTGTGGCGACCAGGGCTTTGGATTGAAGGTGAACTGGTAG
- a CDS encoding adhesion domain-containing protein: MREAKTGTGRGWLRGTVLAVIMALVAGPTLAVLSDSTDRIQGTPPTGTVTLQALLPDGTTMVADSATLGWALIPNQFSVSPTVNNQTLSDADGDTGLSAIPDLSSATLNWTHNGTPLTPAQLAAPLGNNFAGETLALTVEAPVTFRSVTGLPAMGVPLHISSPYTLQVAVVIPAQLDISLDSPTAYVEGGTIMATVTARDNVGDPLPGTEIRFLSTGGQDRQNGFGPWDGINGPLFLNDTTIASAGTFTTDANGQVVVAVTNPQGLGLRRTLSVQSVSAPSVFGFTDVTFAIITSPDTPQAQMFGHMSETVTANGVTFRRPNLDAELAGDSAGYAENNETWGRYDYASAIGRVCGSEPNLPTRPELEALYAAYPSYEMNTVQGWPLSVVYRSSTIVSGSLHDSVFLNDGSSSPFLFTGSYYVACR; this comes from the coding sequence ATGAGAGAGGCGAAGACTGGGACGGGCCGTGGTTGGCTGAGGGGCACCGTGCTGGCCGTGATAATGGCACTGGTCGCTGGCCCGACATTGGCAGTCCTAAGTGACAGTACCGACCGGATACAGGGCACACCACCCACAGGGACAGTGACGCTGCAGGCGTTGCTCCCGGACGGGACCACGATGGTGGCTGACAGTGCCACGCTGGGATGGGCGCTGATTCCGAACCAATTCTCCGTCTCGCCGACAGTGAACAACCAGACACTGTCGGATGCAGACGGGGATACCGGGCTCAGTGCAATACCAGACCTGTCATCCGCCACCCTGAACTGGACGCACAACGGCACGCCACTGACGCCAGCTCAACTGGCGGCACCATTAGGGAACAACTTCGCGGGTGAGACATTGGCACTGACGGTAGAGGCCCCAGTAACCTTCCGTAGTGTCACCGGATTGCCGGCCATGGGCGTTCCTCTGCATATCAGCTCCCCTTACACACTGCAGGTTGCGGTGGTTATTCCTGCTCAGTTAGATATCAGTCTGGACAGCCCCACAGCCTATGTGGAGGGCGGAACCATCATGGCGACAGTCACCGCCAGAGACAATGTGGGCGATCCACTACCCGGCACTGAAATCCGATTTTTATCAACAGGGGGGCAAGACAGACAAAATGGGTTCGGCCCCTGGGACGGGATAAATGGTCCCTTGTTCCTTAATGATACTACGATTGCCAGCGCTGGAACCTTTACGACAGATGCGAATGGGCAGGTTGTGGTCGCGGTAACGAACCCGCAAGGCCTAGGCCTGAGAAGGACGTTGTCGGTGCAATCCGTCTCAGCCCCCTCGGTGTTCGGCTTTACGGACGTGACGTTTGCCATCATCACCAGCCCGGACACCCCACAAGCCCAAATGTTTGGCCATATGTCGGAGACGGTAACAGCTAACGGCGTGACATTCAGACGCCCGAACCTGGACGCGGAGTTGGCCGGCGATAGTGCGGGATACGCAGAAAACAACGAGACCTGGGGCAGGTACGATTACGCCTCAGCCATCGGGCGAGTCTGTGGCAGCGAACCCAATTTACCCACCAGACCGGAGTTGGAGGCCCTGTACGCGGCATACCCGAGCTACGAGATGAATACGGTTCAGGGTTGGCCGCTCAGCGTCGTATATCGTTCCTCGACGATAGTTAGCGGGAGTTTACACGATAGTGTCTTCTTGAACGATGGCAGCAGCAGCCCCTTTCTCTTTACGGGCAGTTACTATGTGGCCTGTCGTTAG
- a CDS encoding adhesion domain-containing protein — protein sequence MALVAGPTGAVLSDSTDRIHGTPPTGTVTLQALHPDGTTLVADNATLGWALIPNQFSVSPTVNNQTLSDADGDTGLSAIPDLPSATLSWTHNGTPLTQAQLAAPLGNNFAGQALALNVSMPMTVSSVTGLPTTAGPQVVTTLYTVNVDVPPTLSIDFDSDTAFVEGGVINMTVTARSSSGTPAPGTVIRFDTSGHPSDRKGNTWTGVNGPLQLDGQDIGTQTFTTGADGRVVIPVTHPGGVGVKTPFVAMTGAGAVGAEVTFAIVTSPDVPQARMFGHMAETVTANGVTFRRPYLNTEVTGDAVYTQNNETWGLYNYASAIGRVCSSEANLPTRPELEDLYAAYPSNTMMTVQGWPTYDAYRASTIGSEGYHYVVNLGSSNAYSFSDTYSTFVACR from the coding sequence ATGGCACTGGTCGCCGGCCCGACAGGGGCAGTCCTGAGTGACAGCACCGACCGGATACACGGCACGCCGCCCACGGGGACGGTGACGCTGCAGGCGTTGCACCCGGACGGCACCACGCTGGTGGCTGACAATGCCACGCTGGGATGGGCGCTGATTCCGAACCAGTTCTCCGTCTCGCCGACAGTGAACAACCAGACACTGTCGGATGCAGACGGGGATACCGGGCTCAGTGCAATACCAGACCTGCCATCTGCCACCCTGAGCTGGACGCACAACGGCACACCACTGACACAGGCCCAACTGGCTGCCCCACTGGGGAATAACTTTGCAGGTCAGGCACTGGCGTTAAATGTCAGTATGCCGATGACGGTCAGCAGCGTGACAGGCTTGCCCACCACGGCGGGGCCCCAGGTCGTCACAACTCTCTATACGGTGAATGTGGATGTTCCACCGACACTGAGCATCGACTTTGACAGCGATACAGCGTTTGTGGAGGGCGGCGTCATCAATATGACGGTCACCGCCAGAAGCAGCAGTGGTACTCCTGCGCCCGGGACAGTCATCCGTTTTGACACTAGCGGGCATCCGTCTGACCGGAAGGGCAACACCTGGACGGGCGTCAATGGCCCACTGCAACTGGACGGACAAGATATTGGGACCCAGACATTTACGACAGGAGCCGACGGTCGGGTTGTCATCCCGGTAACCCACCCTGGCGGAGTAGGGGTAAAAACACCGTTCGTGGCGATGACGGGGGCCGGAGCAGTCGGTGCAGAAGTCACGTTCGCCATCGTAACGAGCCCGGATGTTCCGCAGGCGAGAATGTTTGGCCATATGGCGGAGACGGTCACGGCCAATGGCGTGACATTCAGGCGTCCGTACCTGAACACGGAGGTGACTGGTGACGCCGTGTACACCCAAAACAACGAAACCTGGGGCCTGTACAATTACGCCTCGGCCATCGGGCGAGTCTGCAGCAGCGAAGCTAATCTGCCAACCCGACCGGAGTTGGAGGACCTGTATGCGGCATATCCAAGCAACACGATGATGACGGTTCAGGGTTGGCCGACCTACGACGCTTATCGCGCCTCGACGATAGGTAGCGAGGGATATCACTATGTCGTCAACTTGGGAAGTAGCAACGCCTACAGCTTCAGCGATACGTACAGCACCTTTGTGGCCTGTCGTTAG
- a CDS encoding helix-turn-helix transcriptional regulator — protein MASATEKKQVIIQHPCVFTRGSLKHILTHSSKASPATVVASVATLADCDRPLQRFPDTHLIILNLQNRDATADISLSHRISHLREHYPRCRVIIIAEAFCVRLLRQYFYHVSQVCAVIARQAPLSEFITQINTAFFPRLYPKWRQPVRLTYQERMILTLLLRGRSNNAIADYLCLSNKTISYHKRSVMNKLGFLAPPEGAASEDDSPTQFFNHAIVHLSFVLAAMACDEKNMS, from the coding sequence ATGGCCAGCGCCACAGAGAAAAAACAGGTGATTATTCAGCACCCTTGCGTGTTTACCCGCGGGAGCCTGAAACACATACTCACGCATTCATCAAAAGCCTCACCGGCTACCGTGGTGGCCAGTGTTGCTACCCTAGCCGACTGTGATCGGCCGTTGCAGCGTTTTCCGGACACGCACCTGATTATCCTCAATCTCCAGAACAGGGATGCCACCGCCGATATCAGCCTGAGCCATAGGATCAGTCATTTACGCGAACACTATCCCCGCTGCCGAGTCATCATTATCGCAGAGGCGTTTTGTGTTCGTCTGTTGAGGCAATATTTCTATCACGTCAGCCAGGTGTGTGCCGTGATAGCTCGGCAGGCTCCCCTGAGTGAATTTATCACACAGATAAACACCGCTTTCTTCCCGCGACTGTACCCCAAATGGAGACAGCCGGTGAGATTGACTTATCAGGAGCGGATGATATTGACCCTGTTGCTGCGGGGGCGGTCAAACAACGCTATCGCCGATTACCTGTGTTTGAGCAACAAAACCATCAGCTACCATAAACGCAGTGTGATGAACAAATTGGGCTTTCTAGCGCCCCCTGAAGGGGCTGCGAGCGAGGACGATTCACCGACCCAGTTCTTTAACCACGCCATTGTCCATTTATCTTTTGTCTTAGCAGCGATGGCCTGTGATGAAAAGAATATGTCGTGA
- a CDS encoding SinI family autotransporter-associated protein, translating to MHKTKPFTLKKLVLALAIAGYTMGSAYAVLTLPTGTIQGTAPVLSAPSNSALHAVDLSSSAVGATLATGDTITLTYDYADTDGDADASTAHVNWYFVNSGVDTPITAVVNTPSTAGGTGTSVMTLPATALGADAIKVVIQEYSATGDPVAGSTITIDDTNVGGGGTTTPPGPIAPGAGVTAGIYLSTDTTFTTNLIGTATNLNVGESYVFKLWDDTTSADLTSNVTYNWRLLGTSATDGTTAPATGFVTSVTDGNFTVPTNTQPDGTALTGSADGAQGFNLAVDYN from the coding sequence ATGCACAAGACAAAACCCTTTACATTGAAAAAACTGGTGCTGGCATTGGCGATAGCCGGTTACACCATGGGCAGTGCCTATGCGGTGCTGACCTTGCCGACGGGCACCATTCAGGGAACCGCACCGGTACTGAGCGCGCCGTCCAACAGTGCACTCCATGCAGTTGACCTGAGCAGCAGTGCGGTGGGCGCCACACTGGCTACCGGTGACACCATCACCCTGACCTATGACTATGCGGATACGGACGGGGATGCGGATGCATCTACGGCCCATGTGAATTGGTACTTCGTCAATAGCGGGGTTGATACTCCGATTACCGCTGTGGTGAACACCCCGTCCACTGCGGGAGGTACCGGCACCAGTGTTATGACCCTTCCGGCTACGGCGTTGGGGGCAGATGCGATAAAAGTGGTGATACAGGAGTACTCGGCCACGGGTGATCCGGTAGCGGGTTCGACCATAACGATAGATGACACCAATGTCGGTGGTGGCGGAACCACGACCCCACCAGGGCCGATTGCTCCGGGTGCGGGCGTCACGGCGGGTATCTACCTCAGTACAGATACGACCTTCACCACCAACCTGATTGGCACGGCCACCAACCTGAATGTGGGCGAGAGCTATGTGTTCAAACTGTGGGATGACACCACATCCGCAGACCTGACCAGCAATGTCACCTACAACTGGCGTCTGCTGGGTACCAGTGCGACTGACGGGACCACGGCACCGGCGACGGGTTTTGTCACCAGCGTCACCGATGGCAACTTCACTGTACCGACCAATACTCAGCCAGACGGTACCGCGCTAACCGGTTCAGCCGACGGTGCACAGGGCTTCAACCTGGCGGTGGATTACAACTAA
- the argD gene encoding bifunctional acetylornithine/succinyldiaminopimelate transaminase: MADKPAVSRSTFDQVILPVYAPAQFIPVKGKGSRVWDQQGTEYIDFAGGIAVTALGHCHPALVAALNQQGETLWHTSNVFTNEPALRLAQKLIAATFADRVFFANSGGEANEAAFKLARHYAIERHSPYKTKIIAFHNAFHGRTLFTVSVGGQPKYSDGFGPKPADIIHVPFNDLAAVKAVMDDHTCAVVLEPIQGEGGITAATPEFLQGVRELCDQHKALLVFDEVQSGMGRSGKLFTYMHYGVTPDILTTAKALGGGFPISAMLTTEEIASVMAVGTHGTTYGGNPLACAVAEAALDVINTPEVLDGIELRHGLFVQALQEINRKYKVFSDIRGMGLLIGAELTPQYRGRAREFLTASAANGLMILNAGPDVLRLAPSLVVEREDIQQGMARLEKAIASLVNGG, translated from the coding sequence ATGGCAGATAAACCAGCAGTTAGTCGCAGTACATTCGATCAGGTTATTTTGCCTGTTTATGCACCAGCACAATTCATTCCTGTCAAAGGGAAAGGGAGCCGTGTTTGGGATCAGCAAGGGACCGAATATATTGATTTTGCGGGGGGGATTGCGGTTACTGCGCTAGGCCATTGCCATCCGGCGTTGGTCGCGGCTTTGAATCAGCAAGGTGAGACGTTATGGCATACCAGCAATGTCTTTACCAATGAACCCGCTCTGCGTTTGGCACAAAAACTGATCGCGGCGACGTTTGCTGATCGGGTATTTTTCGCCAATTCAGGCGGAGAAGCTAACGAAGCTGCCTTTAAGCTGGCCCGTCATTACGCCATTGAGCGCCATAGTCCGTATAAAACCAAAATCATTGCTTTCCACAATGCTTTCCACGGGCGGACCTTGTTTACCGTCTCGGTGGGCGGGCAACCCAAGTATTCCGATGGTTTTGGCCCGAAACCGGCGGATATCATCCATGTGCCATTTAATGATTTAGCCGCAGTGAAAGCGGTGATGGATGATCATACCTGTGCCGTCGTACTGGAACCTATCCAAGGGGAAGGTGGGATCACTGCTGCGACCCCAGAATTTTTGCAAGGTGTGCGTGAGCTTTGTGACCAACACAAGGCGCTGCTGGTGTTCGATGAAGTGCAAAGTGGGATGGGCCGTAGTGGCAAGCTGTTTACCTATATGCATTATGGCGTGACACCGGATATTCTCACCACGGCGAAAGCGTTGGGAGGGGGCTTCCCTATCAGCGCGATGCTGACCACCGAAGAAATTGCCTCGGTGATGGCTGTGGGGACTCATGGTACCACCTATGGCGGAAATCCTCTGGCATGTGCCGTCGCCGAGGCGGCGTTAGATGTGATTAATACCCCAGAGGTTCTTGATGGGATTGAACTGCGCCACGGCTTGTTTGTGCAGGCATTACAAGAGATTAACCGCAAGTACAAGGTGTTCAGTGATATTCGCGGCATGGGGCTACTGATTGGTGCTGAATTAACGCCGCAATACCGTGGTCGTGCCCGTGAATTCCTGACAGCGTCGGCAGCCAATGGTTTGATGATCCTCAATGCCGGCCCAGATGTGTTGCGGTTAGCCCCTTCGCTGGTGGTTGAGCGAGAGGATATCCAACAAGGTATGGCGCGCTTAGAAAAAGCGATCGCGAGTTTGGTGAATGGGGGCTGA
- a CDS encoding SinI family autotransporter-associated protein: protein MNRYTAPFRVRTLVLAMALTGGVMSTAQAASTPTTASVQGSAPVLSAPSNSAVGAVDFSGTYATAGSLTTGDTLVMTYDYNDSDGDLDNSLSTVVWSYLDAGTGLPVTITAVNVPAATPGGSGTSTIVVPAGAIGAMAISVTLIERSATGDPLSGNTLNIGDISTGGGGTSTVPPGPIVPGGNVAGGIFLQSDTPTAGSGATDYTRSSAHPQVGATYVFRAWDDSNGNGVWDAGEANLTATLSSIQWQLDGTNSTANGTSTAMTLSNHVISGATSDSYAVPVNILSSSGAAPGDQGFTLKVEFN, encoded by the coding sequence ATGAACAGGTACACAGCACCGTTTAGGGTCAGGACACTGGTTCTGGCCATGGCGCTCACCGGCGGGGTGATGAGCACCGCCCAAGCGGCCAGTACCCCCACCACCGCGTCGGTACAGGGAAGTGCCCCAGTACTGAGTGCCCCGTCCAACAGCGCAGTAGGAGCGGTGGATTTTAGCGGGACCTACGCGACCGCGGGCAGTCTGACCACCGGTGACACATTGGTGATGACCTATGACTATAACGACAGCGACGGTGATCTGGACAACTCACTGAGCACCGTGGTCTGGAGTTACCTTGACGCCGGCACCGGCTTGCCCGTCACCATCACGGCCGTCAATGTCCCAGCCGCTACCCCAGGCGGGAGCGGCACCTCGACCATTGTCGTGCCGGCGGGGGCCATAGGAGCCATGGCCATCAGCGTGACGCTGATCGAGCGTTCAGCCACTGGGGATCCGCTAAGCGGGAACACCCTGAACATCGGTGATATCAGTACCGGGGGCGGTGGAACGTCCACAGTGCCACCGGGTCCGATTGTGCCGGGCGGTAATGTGGCGGGGGGGATCTTCCTGCAATCTGACACCCCAACGGCCGGCAGCGGGGCCACTGATTACACCCGAAGCAGTGCCCATCCACAGGTGGGGGCGACTTACGTGTTCCGGGCCTGGGATGACAGCAACGGTAATGGCGTATGGGATGCAGGTGAAGCCAACCTGACGGCGACCCTGAGCAGTATCCAGTGGCAGTTGGACGGCACGAACAGTACCGCGAATGGCACCAGTACGGCGATGACCCTGAGCAACCATGTCATTTCGGGGGCGACCAGTGACAGCTATGCCGTGCCGGTCAACATTCTCTCCAGCTCCGGAGCGGCCCCAGGCGACCAGGGCTTCACTCTCAAGGTGGAGTTTAACTAG